One region of Kiritimatiellales bacterium genomic DNA includes:
- a CDS encoding sulfatase, with translation MNYQNLLFTGTILFSVGVQSAALPPKPKPNILFIVVDDLGWRDADVMNEIDCPYRTPNLKKLAAQGMVFTDAYSAAPVCSPTRASLLTGKSPAALRLTMHIPGNVEYAAGLVPETAAVLPPESSFVLPLEEITFAELLKADGYSTAFFGKWHLAGSNIMRHPELRGVIAPEFHPEHQGFDINIGGCAYGLPPSYVAPYKNATLPDGPDGEYLTDRLTDEVIRFISRKQQNPFIVYLNYYAVHLPFQPKPELIDSSYGDKADYAAMIAGVDQNIGRLMAALDELSLTENTIVIFTSDNGGLEGNSPLRGNKGDLWEGGIRVPQIIRWPGVIRADSICREPVISYDFLPTLLGITASKQKIPAGVEGENLLPILREQTGFVRRNPLAWHFPHFRHADGPMGAILRDRNYKLIYSYETGATQLYNLADDLSERNDLSGELPEKTEQLKTKLFHWLQRVNAAMPERKPEDVK, from the coding sequence ATGAATTATCAAAATTTACTGTTTACCGGGACAATTCTGTTTTCTGTCGGAGTTCAAAGTGCGGCGCTTCCGCCGAAACCGAAGCCGAATATTTTGTTTATTGTGGTAGACGATCTCGGTTGGCGGGATGCGGATGTGATGAATGAAATCGACTGCCCGTACCGCACTCCGAATTTGAAAAAGCTGGCAGCGCAGGGGATGGTGTTTACCGATGCATATTCAGCAGCTCCGGTTTGCTCACCGACGCGCGCAAGCCTGCTGACCGGAAAATCCCCGGCAGCGTTACGTTTAACGATGCATATCCCCGGCAATGTTGAATATGCGGCGGGTCTTGTTCCGGAAACTGCTGCCGTGCTTCCTCCGGAATCGAGTTTTGTTTTGCCGCTGGAGGAGATAACGTTTGCTGAATTGTTAAAAGCGGACGGTTATTCAACCGCTTTTTTCGGCAAGTGGCATCTGGCAGGCAGCAATATCATGCGCCATCCGGAACTGCGCGGAGTGATTGCACCGGAATTTCATCCGGAACACCAGGGATTCGACATCAATATCGGCGGGTGTGCCTATGGTCTGCCGCCGTCTTACGTTGCGCCGTATAAAAATGCAACACTGCCGGACGGACCGGACGGGGAATATTTAACAGACCGGCTGACGGACGAAGTAATCCGGTTTATTTCCCGAAAACAGCAGAACCCGTTTATCGTCTATTTGAATTATTATGCAGTGCATCTACCGTTCCAGCCCAAGCCGGAGTTGATCGATTCTTCATACGGCGATAAAGCGGACTATGCGGCGATGATTGCCGGTGTTGACCAAAATATTGGACGGTTAATGGCAGCGCTGGATGAGTTGAGTTTGACAGAAAATACGATAGTGATTTTTACGTCGGATAATGGCGGCCTTGAAGGAAACAGTCCTTTACGAGGAAATAAAGGTGATTTATGGGAAGGCGGCATCCGTGTACCGCAAATTATCCGCTGGCCGGGTGTTATACGGGCGGATTCGATTTGCCGTGAGCCGGTGATTTCATACGATTTTCTTCCAACGCTGCTTGGAATAACCGCATCAAAACAAAAAATTCCCGCCGGCGTAGAAGGTGAAAATCTTTTGCCAATATTGAGAGAACAGACAGGGTTTGTGCGCCGGAATCCGCTGGCGTGGCATTTTCCGCATTTCCGCCATGCAGACGGCCCGATGGGTGCAATACTGCGTGACAGAAACTATAAGCTGATCTATTCGTATGAAACCGGTGCGACGCAGCTTTACAATCTGGCCGACGACCTTTCAGAGCGAAACGATCTTTCCGGCGAACTGCCGGAAAAAACAGAACAGTTGAAAACAAAACTGTTCCACTGGCTGCAACGTGTAAACGCGGCAATGCCGGAAAGAAAACCGGAGGATGTAAAATGA
- a CDS encoding sulfatase has translation MNRKTLLFSAAALPALLSAQKMPVNIVLMVSDDHGREALGCYGNPVIKTPHLDALAAAGTRFTQAFCTSASSAASRSAILTGLHNHANGTYGHVHSFHHFSCFGETKTLPAMLQEAGYRTGRTGKMHYAPVDLFPFDELNPDEGEYGRDDLRMSEACREFISRPDPFFLYWCSWNPHRGGGSLESHPLQPNRFGNPDASFPGDTEQLYLDEEILVPAFLSNTPETRAELAQYYQSISRLDRGVGRLMQVLKEAGKYDNTLIIYISDNGSAFPGSKTTLYEPGMKLPCIVKAPHQQELGTTADMLITWTDITPFILDFAGVDVGEQKFHGQSFRYIFETDSPEIQRDEIYASHTFHELTNYYPMRVIRSHKYKFIYNIAWELTYPSSVDLWQSITWQSAIRDRKTHLGARTIEAYLHRPEFELYDLENDPDEINNLAGLPECAELLNSFIEKIKIFQQETSDPWAHKWIYE, from the coding sequence ATGAATCGAAAGACATTGCTGTTTTCAGCCGCAGCTTTACCGGCACTGCTTTCTGCACAAAAAATGCCGGTAAATATTGTCTTAATGGTATCTGACGATCATGGGCGTGAAGCCCTCGGCTGTTACGGAAATCCGGTAATTAAAACGCCTCACCTTGATGCACTGGCTGCCGCCGGCACACGTTTTACGCAGGCGTTCTGTACCAGCGCATCGAGCGCTGCCAGCCGCTCCGCAATTCTTACCGGCTTGCATAATCATGCAAACGGAACATATGGGCATGTTCACTCCTTTCATCATTTTTCGTGTTTTGGTGAAACAAAAACGCTGCCGGCAATGTTACAGGAAGCGGGCTATCGCACCGGACGTACCGGTAAAATGCACTATGCGCCGGTAGATTTATTCCCATTCGATGAGCTGAATCCCGATGAAGGCGAATACGGGCGCGATGATCTCCGGATGTCCGAAGCATGCCGCGAGTTTATTTCACGCCCCGATCCATTTTTTCTTTACTGGTGCTCGTGGAATCCGCATCGCGGAGGCGGCTCGCTGGAATCGCATCCGCTGCAGCCGAATCGTTTTGGTAATCCGGATGCATCGTTTCCCGGCGATACAGAACAATTGTATCTGGATGAAGAGATACTTGTTCCTGCGTTTTTGAGCAATACGCCGGAAACCCGGGCGGAGCTCGCGCAGTATTATCAGTCGATTTCACGCCTCGACCGTGGTGTCGGACGGCTGATGCAGGTTCTGAAAGAAGCAGGTAAATATGATAACACGCTGATCATTTATATTTCTGATAACGGCTCTGCTTTTCCTGGCTCAAAAACAACCCTGTATGAACCGGGGATGAAGCTGCCGTGTATTGTGAAAGCGCCGCATCAACAGGAGTTGGGAACCACAGCCGATATGCTAATCACATGGACAGACATTACGCCGTTCATTCTTGATTTTGCCGGTGTGGACGTTGGCGAACAGAAATTTCATGGACAGTCTTTCCGGTACATTTTTGAAACAGACTCACCGGAAATCCAGCGCGATGAAATTTATGCTTCGCACACATTTCATGAGCTTACGAATTATTATCCGATGCGGGTAATCCGTTCTCATAAATATAAATTTATTTATAATATCGCCTGGGAATTAACGTATCCTTCAAGTGTCGATCTCTGGCAGTCGATTACATGGCAATCGGCAATACGCGACAGAAAAACACATTTGGGTGCGCGTACCATTGAGGCTTATCTGCATCGTCCCGAATTTGAACTTTACGATCTGGAAAACGATCCGGATGAAATCAACAATCTTGCCGGTCTGCCGGAATGTGCCGAACTGCTGAACTCCTTTATTGAGAAGATAAAAATCTTCCAGCAGGAAACATCTGATCCCTGGGCACACAAATGGATTTATGAATAA
- a CDS encoding AIR synthase-related protein: MIFRIEIGLKSGVPDARGRNVVQRAKSALGMTIKKCQTRDVYKVTAKVTARETKAVQKGFADAVVARSATGRLTPPANFDWLLEIGFKPGVTDNLGRTARGAMADILGRELAWEEQVYTSIQYFLRGDLSRVDVERLGKDLLANTLIQTIQVFSRAEWLAAAPDLSLPEFHDQPEIKVQVIELPDDDAALMKISNDGILSLSLDEMHAIRNHYLSDNVKSHRAGLGLPAWPTDVELECIAQTWSEHCSHKIFAGTVEYKDEETGEEKTIHSLYKTYIKASTKKIAESIDWLVSVFTDNAGVIKFDEHVHLVYKVETHNSPSALDPYGGAMTGIVGVNRDPMGTGMGAQLVSNVWGYCLGSPFYAGEVPEGLMHPRRIRDGVHEGVIDGGNQSGIPYSRGFECFDERYLGKPLVYCGTLGKIPVMVGGRPSERKEVEVGDWTVMCGGRIGKDGIHGATFSSEELRTESPAQAVQIGDPLTQRKLYEFLIEARDRGLFRCITDNGAGGISCSFGEMGKYSGGCECELKDAPLKYEGLQPWEILVSEAQERMTLAVPPECRTEFETLARRRDVDVAFMGRFNDSGYFTVKYDGKVVASLDMNFLYETGCPILRMKGVWKKPAIPAPEKMRAANRTRQLRQMLGRLNICSREYKSRMYDGEVKGLSVVKNYIGVNSDTPSDATVMRIDYHSNRGAILAEGINPWFSDIDTYHMTASVIDEAIRRVISVGGRLDRIAILDNFCWPDPVQSDKTPDGEYKMAQLVRSNQALYEYTVAFGVPAVSGKDSCKNDSTRGGRKISIPPTLLISSLGQIDDVRRAVTMQPKKSGSLIYMIGETRNELGASEWHRMLAEENGTPERTGGAVPAVNAELAKKIYTAMNRATDAGILLSSHTPSKGGLAIGLALMCIGAGLGADVELANMPAPEKLNDDELLFSESNSRFIVTVSSEDAAVFEECFAGVPFAQIGTVTADKKLTVRGIRGATRINAGIETLRKPFKKTLYGI, translated from the coding sequence ATGATTTTCCGGATTGAAATCGGATTGAAATCGGGGGTGCCGGATGCGCGCGGCCGCAATGTGGTTCAACGCGCGAAAAGTGCGCTCGGGATGACCATTAAAAAATGTCAAACGCGCGATGTGTATAAAGTGACAGCGAAGGTGACGGCGCGCGAAACGAAAGCTGTTCAAAAAGGATTTGCCGACGCGGTGGTGGCGCGGTCGGCGACAGGACGTTTAACGCCGCCGGCGAATTTTGACTGGCTGCTGGAGATCGGCTTCAAGCCGGGTGTGACGGATAACCTCGGCCGTACCGCACGCGGTGCGATGGCAGATATCCTCGGCCGCGAGCTGGCGTGGGAAGAGCAGGTGTATACATCAATTCAATATTTTCTGCGCGGCGATCTGTCGCGTGTCGATGTGGAACGTCTCGGCAAAGATCTGCTGGCGAATACGCTGATTCAAACCATTCAGGTATTTTCGCGCGCGGAATGGCTGGCGGCGGCGCCGGATTTATCGCTGCCGGAATTCCATGACCAGCCGGAGATTAAAGTACAGGTGATTGAACTGCCGGACGACGATGCGGCGCTGATGAAAATTTCGAATGACGGAATTCTGTCGCTTTCACTCGATGAAATGCACGCGATCCGCAATCACTACCTCAGCGACAATGTAAAATCACACCGCGCCGGACTCGGCCTGCCGGCATGGCCGACGGATGTTGAGCTGGAGTGCATCGCACAGACGTGGTCGGAACACTGCTCACATAAAATTTTTGCCGGCACGGTGGAGTATAAGGACGAAGAAACCGGCGAAGAAAAAACAATCCACTCGCTCTATAAGACCTATATTAAAGCCTCAACGAAAAAAATTGCGGAGAGTATCGACTGGCTTGTGTCGGTGTTCACCGATAACGCCGGCGTGATTAAATTCGATGAGCACGTTCATCTGGTTTACAAAGTTGAAACACACAACTCGCCGTCGGCGCTCGATCCGTATGGCGGTGCGATGACGGGCATTGTCGGCGTGAATCGCGACCCGATGGGCACCGGCATGGGTGCGCAGCTTGTCTCAAATGTCTGGGGCTACTGTCTCGGCTCGCCGTTTTATGCCGGCGAAGTGCCGGAAGGTCTGATGCATCCGCGCCGGATTCGCGACGGTGTGCATGAAGGCGTGATCGACGGCGGTAATCAATCAGGGATTCCGTACAGCCGCGGTTTTGAATGTTTTGACGAACGTTATCTCGGCAAACCGCTCGTCTACTGCGGCACACTCGGCAAAATTCCGGTGATGGTCGGCGGGCGTCCGTCTGAACGCAAAGAGGTTGAAGTCGGTGACTGGACAGTGATGTGCGGCGGACGAATCGGCAAAGACGGAATTCACGGCGCGACATTTTCGTCGGAGGAGCTCCGCACCGAATCGCCGGCGCAGGCCGTACAGATCGGCGACCCGCTCACACAGCGCAAACTCTATGAATTTTTAATCGAGGCACGCGACCGCGGACTGTTCCGGTGCATTACCGACAACGGCGCCGGCGGAATTTCCTGCTCGTTCGGCGAGATGGGCAAATACTCCGGCGGCTGCGAATGCGAGCTCAAAGATGCACCGCTGAAGTATGAGGGGCTGCAGCCGTGGGAAATTCTCGTCTCCGAAGCACAGGAGCGCATGACCCTTGCGGTGCCGCCAGAATGCCGCACCGAATTTGAAACGCTTGCCCGGCGCCGCGATGTCGATGTGGCATTTATGGGACGCTTCAATGATTCCGGTTACTTTACTGTGAAATATGACGGTAAGGTGGTCGCGAGCCTCGACATGAATTTCCTGTATGAAACCGGCTGTCCGATACTGCGCATGAAAGGCGTCTGGAAAAAACCGGCGATTCCGGCGCCGGAAAAAATGCGCGCGGCAAACCGCACCCGGCAGCTCCGGCAGATGCTCGGCCGGCTGAATATTTGTTCGCGTGAATACAAAAGCCGCATGTACGACGGCGAAGTCAAAGGGCTTTCCGTTGTAAAAAATTATATCGGCGTCAATTCCGATACACCGTCCGACGCCACTGTCATGCGCATCGATTATCATTCCAACCGCGGTGCAATTCTTGCCGAAGGAATCAATCCGTGGTTTTCGGATATCGATACCTATCACATGACCGCGTCCGTCATCGACGAAGCCATCCGGCGCGTCATCAGCGTCGGCGGGCGGCTGGATCGCATCGCGATTCTCGATAACTTCTGCTGGCCTGATCCGGTGCAGTCCGACAAAACGCCGGACGGCGAATATAAAATGGCGCAGCTCGTCCGCTCCAATCAGGCGCTTTATGAGTACACCGTTGCGTTCGGCGTGCCGGCAGTTTCCGGCAAGGATTCCTGCAAGAACGATTCAACGCGCGGCGGCCGGAAGATTTCAATTCCGCCGACGCTGCTCATTTCGTCGCTCGGTCAGATCGATGACGTTCGCCGCGCCGTTACCATGCAGCCGAAAAAATCCGGCAGTCTGATTTATATGATCGGCGAAACCAGAAACGAACTCGGCGCATCTGAATGGCACCGTATGCTCGCTGAAGAAAACGGTACGCCGGAAAGAACCGGCGGCGCAGTTCCGGCAGTGAATGCAGAACTCGCCAAAAAAATCTATACCGCAATGAACCGTGCCACGGATGCCGGAATCCTGCTCTCATCGCACACGCCGTCTAAAGGCGGACTCGCGATCGGGCTCGCGCTCATGTGCATCGGCGCCGGACTCGGCGCCGACGTTGAGCTCGCGAACATGCCGGCACCGGAAAAGCTGAACGACGACGAGCTGCTGTTTTCCGAATCCAACAGCCGTTTTATTGTCACCGTTTCATCGGAAGATGCGGCGGTGTTCGAAGAATGTTTTGCCGGCGTACCGTTCGCACAAATTGGAACCGTCACCGCCGATAAAAAATTAACCGTGCGCGGCATCCGGGGTGCAACCCGCATTAATGCCGGTATCGAAACCCTCCGCAAGCCGTTCAAAAAAACACTGTACGGAATTTGA
- a CDS encoding agmatine deiminase family protein, whose translation MNTGKKRRLPAEWEPQDAVLICWPHEGTDWAPVLERLEPVFIGIAAVITRFEHLIIAAPDKTAVENKLRAAGINPARVTVCEMASNDTWARDFGPLTIYENGTPVLLDFEFNGWGGKFPAALDNQITGKLHAAGIFGTVPRRNMEIILEGGSIESDGAGTLMTTSACLLNLNRNPTLNKNEIEKKLTAEFGIEKFIWLNHGALAGDDTDAHIDTLARFCPHQTIVYMQCTDSADEHFTGLNAMENELRQLTGFHLLPLPWPKAKFDSAGNRMPVTYANFLVINGAVLVPVYNDPENDAAALNILQTAFPEREIIGIDCSEIILQHGSLHCLTMQIPEGIFNRVYESLSS comes from the coding sequence ATGAATACCGGAAAAAAACGTCGATTGCCTGCCGAGTGGGAACCACAGGATGCGGTGCTGATTTGCTGGCCGCATGAGGGAACGGACTGGGCGCCGGTGCTGGAACGCCTTGAACCGGTATTCATCGGAATCGCTGCCGTAATTACACGTTTTGAACATCTCATTATTGCGGCACCCGACAAAACTGCGGTGGAAAACAAACTGCGGGCTGCCGGAATTAATCCGGCGCGGGTTACAGTATGTGAAATGGCTTCCAACGACACCTGGGCACGCGATTTCGGTCCGCTTACGATTTATGAAAACGGAACGCCGGTCCTGCTCGATTTTGAGTTTAACGGCTGGGGCGGGAAATTTCCCGCTGCGCTTGATAATCAAATTACCGGCAAACTGCATGCCGCCGGAATTTTCGGCACTGTGCCGCGCCGGAACATGGAGATAATTCTTGAGGGCGGCAGTATAGAAAGTGACGGCGCCGGAACGTTAATGACAACATCCGCCTGTCTGCTGAATCTGAACCGGAATCCGACGCTCAATAAAAATGAAATTGAAAAAAAACTCACCGCCGAATTCGGCATTGAAAAATTCATCTGGCTGAATCACGGCGCACTTGCCGGCGATGATACCGATGCGCACATCGACACTCTCGCCCGCTTCTGTCCGCATCAAACCATCGTTTACATGCAATGCACCGATTCGGCAGACGAACATTTTACCGGGCTCAATGCCATGGAAAATGAATTAAGACAGCTCACCGGTTTTCACCTGCTTCCGCTGCCGTGGCCGAAAGCAAAATTTGACAGTGCCGGAAACCGTATGCCGGTAACCTATGCCAATTTTCTTGTTATCAACGGCGCTGTTCTCGTGCCGGTGTATAACGATCCGGAAAATGACGCCGCCGCTTTAAACATCCTTCAAACCGCATTTCCGGAGCGGGAGATTATCGGCATCGACTGTTCCGAGATCATCTTACAGCATGGTTCGCTGCATTGTCTGACAATGCAAATTCCTGAGGGAATATTTAATCGTGTTTACGAAAGTCTGTCGTCATAA
- a CDS encoding ATP-binding cassette domain-containing protein — translation MNPRLTAENISVRFGRNTVFSDLSFTLSAGELLVIIGSSGSGKTTLGRLLVGQLAPDSGSVTVSPGTKRLMIEQQDHFFSLAGQRSTYYGQRYENQGMENCPTVKEFLQKQIRGTAGADIPVCANTGNGTIDEPSRFIAPEIKNETGMPHPRFEGRLESLPRDISNALHQMNIENIADRKLLQLSNGERKRTQLAAALLQQPDLLILDQPFVGLDVQSRTNLQTQLAGLKNSGVTIVIICDIESIPADADAVLELNAGKIVQLVSPEKFNAQAGVPAPHLRRESCGADIPVCPAQAGMPAPPAQPDEQLFELLPPVPENFKTIVGMKNVSVQLNGKQILRNINWTVRAGEQWALTGHNGAGKTTLLSLITADNPQGYANELVLFDRRRGSGESIWEIKKRIGFVAPELHLYFLRGSGIFNTVPGLDGAAHKAHDSLTCIDVITSGFRDEIGFSSPADDHQLYIAQTWLSIFELEPLRNRLFIQTSLGEQRSLLLARALVKSPALLILDEPCQGLDAAQTRRFIALLDAVCRKLNTTMIYVSHRREEIPACVTKQLILKDGRSVQ, via the coding sequence ATGAATCCGCGGCTTACAGCAGAAAATATTTCCGTTCGCTTCGGACGCAATACTGTTTTTTCTGATCTCTCCTTTACGCTGTCCGCCGGAGAGCTGCTGGTGATTATCGGCAGTTCCGGCAGCGGCAAAACAACGCTCGGCCGGCTTCTCGTCGGACAGCTTGCACCCGATTCCGGCAGCGTAACGGTTTCTCCCGGAACAAAACGGCTGATGATCGAACAGCAGGATCACTTCTTTTCACTCGCCGGACAGCGCAGCACCTATTACGGCCAGCGTTATGAAAATCAGGGTATGGAAAACTGCCCGACCGTAAAAGAATTCCTGCAGAAACAAATTCGCGGCACAGCTGGCGCAGACATTCCTGTCTGCGCAAACACCGGAAATGGAACTATAGATGAGCCTTCCAGGTTCATTGCTCCGGAAATAAAAAATGAGACAGGGATGCCTCATCCACGTTTTGAGGGTAGACTGGAAAGTCTGCCCCGCGATATTTCCAACGCACTGCACCAGATGAATATTGAAAACATTGCTGATCGCAAGCTGCTGCAGCTCAGCAACGGCGAACGCAAACGGACTCAGCTTGCCGCCGCACTGCTACAGCAGCCTGATCTGCTTATTCTCGACCAGCCGTTTGTCGGACTCGACGTTCAGTCGCGCACAAACCTTCAAACACAACTCGCCGGACTTAAAAACTCCGGCGTCACAATCGTTATCATTTGCGACATCGAATCCATTCCGGCGGACGCCGATGCTGTACTCGAACTCAACGCCGGAAAAATTGTGCAGCTTGTTTCACCGGAAAAATTTAATGCGCAGGCAGGAGTGCCTGCGCCGCATTTGCGCAGGGAAAGTTGTGGGGCAGACATTCCTGTCTGCCCTGCGCAGGCAGGAATGCCTGCGCCACCTGCCCAACCGGATGAACAGCTTTTCGAACTGCTTCCGCCGGTACCGGAAAATTTCAAAACCATAGTTGGAATGAAAAACGTCTCGGTACAGCTCAATGGAAAACAGATTTTGCGAAACATTAACTGGACGGTACGCGCCGGTGAACAGTGGGCGCTCACCGGACACAACGGCGCCGGAAAAACGACGCTGCTCAGTTTAATCACTGCCGACAATCCGCAAGGCTATGCCAACGAACTCGTTCTTTTCGACCGCCGGCGCGGCAGCGGCGAAAGTATCTGGGAGATCAAAAAACGAATCGGCTTTGTTGCGCCGGAACTGCACCTTTATTTTTTGCGCGGCAGCGGAATTTTCAATACCGTCCCGGGACTCGATGGCGCGGCGCATAAAGCGCACGACTCGCTCACCTGTATCGATGTGATTACCTCCGGCTTCCGGGATGAAATCGGATTTTCTTCGCCGGCGGATGATCATCAGCTTTACATCGCGCAAACCTGGCTTTCCATTTTCGAACTCGAGCCTCTGCGCAACCGGCTGTTCATTCAGACATCACTCGGCGAACAGCGTTCTCTGCTGCTGGCGCGCGCGCTCGTAAAATCGCCGGCGCTGCTCATATTAGATGAACCGTGCCAGGGACTCGACGCCGCGCAAACCCGACGCTTCATCGCTCTGCTTGATGCCGTCTGCCGGAAGTTAAATACCACCATGATTTACGTTTCTCACCGCCGTGAGGAAATTCCGGCGTGTGTGACGAAACAGTTGATTTTAAAAGATGGAAGATCCGTACAATAG
- a CDS encoding 3-deoxy-7-phosphoheptulonate synthase, which produces MNDPSTLENLHVVSLEKIAAPQEIKTDLPLTDKQRSVVLRSRKTIRDIMYRRDPRLLTIAGPCSIHDPDAALDYACRLAKLAPSVSDRLFIVMRVYFEKPRTTIGWKGFINDPHRDRSYDMNYGLRAARQLMCAITDIGLPVATEFLDPVIPQYIGDLVSWAAIGARTVESQTHREIVSGLSMPVGLKNATSGSIQSAIDAQETCRTPHSFLGIDQNGSVSLIKTSGNPDVHLVLRGGGGKSNYSPEEIAATAAKLRAGGFPETIMVDCSHANSNKTPERQADVWKSILAQRKLPDCPIIGAMIESFIGAGNQPVEAACRYGVSVTDPCMDWTSTRTLLETES; this is translated from the coding sequence ATGAATGATCCGTCGACACTCGAAAACCTGCATGTAGTGAGCCTGGAAAAGATCGCCGCGCCGCAGGAAATCAAAACCGATCTGCCGCTGACCGATAAACAGCGCAGCGTCGTCCTGCGCAGCCGGAAAACAATTCGGGATATTATGTATCGCCGCGATCCGCGTCTGTTGACGATTGCCGGGCCCTGCTCCATTCATGATCCGGATGCTGCGCTGGATTACGCCTGCCGGCTGGCGAAGCTCGCCCCATCCGTCAGCGACCGGTTGTTCATCGTCATGCGCGTCTATTTTGAAAAACCGCGCACCACCATCGGCTGGAAAGGTTTTATTAACGACCCGCACCGCGATCGTTCCTATGATATGAATTACGGCCTGCGCGCCGCACGGCAGCTGATGTGCGCCATCACCGATATCGGGCTGCCGGTGGCAACGGAATTTCTAGACCCGGTCATTCCGCAGTATATCGGCGATCTGGTCAGCTGGGCGGCGATCGGCGCGCGCACGGTGGAATCGCAAACACATCGCGAAATCGTGAGCGGACTTTCCATGCCGGTCGGGCTGAAAAATGCAACATCCGGAAGCATCCAGAGCGCCATTGATGCGCAGGAAACCTGCCGGACACCGCACAGTTTTCTCGGCATCGATCAAAACGGAAGCGTCAGCCTGATCAAAACCTCCGGCAACCCGGATGTGCATCTCGTATTGCGCGGCGGCGGCGGAAAATCAAATTACAGTCCGGAAGAAATCGCAGCAACCGCCGCGAAGCTTCGCGCCGGCGGTTTTCCGGAAACGATTATGGTCGACTGTTCGCACGCCAATTCTAATAAAACTCCGGAACGGCAGGCGGATGTCTGGAAAAGTATTCTCGCCCAGCGGAAGTTGCCGGACTGTCCGATCATCGGCGCCATGATTGAAAGCTTTATCGGCGCAGGAAACCAGCCGGTTGAAGCCGCCTGCCGGTACGGAGTTTCAGTCACCGATCCCTGCATGGACTGGACGTCCACCCGAACGCTGCTTGAAACGGAATCATGA